The following are from one region of the Polaribacter marinaquae genome:
- a CDS encoding S41 family peptidase, translating into MKNLLSLLLLITFQLTFSQKNNYVDNYEMSQDFGKIIQDLSNDYIYLNDKKTDFSCVKEKYAEIVSKVKTNQEKILFFEYLLNEFYDSNLQLNAKTKSSFRLHSPLHIVLKEDKFYVQNIWFSQIKDFGKNIIGAEVLNFNSKEFNKVIDDFPVQCVNKKIPEVREWIANKIISGRLNESRVLTLKLVDDRKISLNVDNIKIREERKLLSVLKKDDFTVIKINNSLNHANFIRYFDNQLNANINAKGLILDLRNTTDGKNSYVANAILSRFIDSEVPFKKNVTKDKYGNNPAIIKSRLEFVNPRGIQFKQPVIVLVGKWTGSVGQDVAIGLDAINRGKILGTKMMKLAGETKDYLFTKDKYGYRISTDKVYTANGIVREAFIPKYDILQQSTLKDDVLNKAYSLLEAEANDSFASKIKNKSNIVAKNDK; encoded by the coding sequence ATGAAAAATTTGCTATCCCTTTTATTATTAATAACTTTTCAATTAACTTTTTCTCAAAAAAATAATTATGTTGATAATTATGAAATGAGTCAAGATTTTGGAAAGATTATTCAAGATTTGTCTAACGATTACATTTATTTAAACGATAAAAAAACCGATTTTAGTTGTGTTAAAGAAAAATACGCTGAAATTGTATCAAAAGTAAAGACAAATCAAGAAAAAATACTTTTTTTTGAATATTTATTAAATGAGTTTTATGACAGTAACTTACAATTAAACGCTAAAACTAAATCTTCTTTTCGTTTACATTCGCCCCTACACATTGTTCTTAAAGAAGATAAGTTTTACGTTCAAAACATTTGGTTTTCACAAATTAAAGATTTTGGAAAAAATATTATTGGGGCAGAAGTTTTAAATTTTAATAGCAAAGAATTTAATAAAGTTATAGATGATTTTCCTGTACAATGCGTTAATAAAAAGATACCAGAAGTAAGAGAGTGGATTGCAAATAAAATTATTTCAGGTAGATTAAATGAGTCTAGGGTTTTAACTTTAAAATTAGTTGATGATAGAAAAATAAGTTTAAACGTAGATAATATTAAAATTAGAGAAGAAAGAAAATTGCTTTCTGTTCTTAAAAAAGATGATTTTACTGTTATTAAAATTAATAATTCGCTAAATCACGCAAACTTTATCAGATATTTCGATAATCAGTTAAATGCAAATATAAATGCTAAAGGTTTAATTTTAGATTTAAGAAATACCACAGACGGTAAAAATTCATACGTTGCAAATGCAATTTTAAGCAGGTTTATAGATTCTGAAGTACCTTTTAAAAAGAATGTTACAAAAGATAAATATGGTAACAATCCTGCTATTATAAAAAGTAGATTAGAATTTGTTAATCCTAGAGGAATTCAATTTAAACAACCAGTTATTGTTTTGGTAGGAAAATGGACGGGTAGTGTTGGGCAAGACGTAGCCATTGGTTTAGATGCTATAAATAGAGGAAAAATTTTAGGTACTAAAATGATGAAATTAGCTGGAGAAACAAAAGATTACTTATTTACTAAAGATAAATACGGTTATAGAATTTCTACAGATAAAGTTTATACTGCCAATGGTATCGTAAGAGAAGCTTTTATACCTAAATATGACATTTTACAACAAAGTACGCTAAAAGATGATGTTCTTAATAAAGCCTATAGTTTGCTAGAAGCTGAAGCTAATGATAGTTTTGCATCAAAAATTAAAAACAAAAGTAATATAGTTGCTAAAAATGATAAATAA
- a CDS encoding dihydrolipoamide acetyltransferase family protein, whose amino-acid sequence MARFELKLPKMGESVAEATITSWLKEVGDTVELDEAVVEIATDKVDSEVPSEVEGTLIEILFQKDDVVAVGDVIAVIETEGEDAGEVKTETTKEVSEEKTTEVAAVEQTIEKAAEIKATPISKNSESGKFYSPLVRNIAQKENVSMEELELISGSGKDGRVTKEDILSFLENRNNSPKTTSKAVQPAKNVEKTVAKAAPVSVNGEDEVIEMSRMGKLIAKHMVDSVQTSAHVQSFIEIDVTNIVKWRSKVKDAFFKREGEKLTFTPILMHAVASTIKKYPLINIALNGDTIIKKKNINLGMAAALPDGNLIVPVIKNADQLNLVGMTKSVNDLAVRARNNQLKPDEIQGGTYTVTNVGSFGSVMGTPIINQPQVAILALGAIRKVPAVIETPEGDFIGIRQKMFVSHSYDHRVVNGALGGMFIKTLKETLEAWDVNQDV is encoded by the coding sequence ATGGCAAGATTTGAATTGAAATTACCTAAAATGGGGGAAAGTGTTGCAGAAGCAACAATAACTTCTTGGTTAAAAGAAGTAGGAGATACAGTAGAATTAGACGAAGCAGTTGTAGAAATTGCTACGGATAAAGTAGATTCTGAAGTACCTAGTGAAGTTGAAGGAACTTTAATCGAAATTTTATTTCAAAAAGATGACGTAGTTGCTGTAGGTGATGTAATTGCTGTTATAGAAACAGAAGGTGAAGATGCAGGAGAAGTAAAAACAGAAACAACTAAAGAAGTTTCTGAAGAAAAAACGACCGAAGTAGCTGCTGTTGAGCAAACAATAGAGAAGGCTGCAGAAATTAAGGCTACACCTATTTCTAAAAATTCAGAATCTGGTAAATTTTATTCTCCGTTAGTTAGAAATATTGCTCAGAAAGAAAATGTTTCTATGGAAGAATTAGAACTTATTTCTGGTTCTGGAAAAGACGGGCGAGTTACCAAAGAGGATATTTTATCGTTTTTAGAAAACAGAAACAATTCACCTAAAACAACAAGTAAAGCTGTTCAGCCTGCTAAGAATGTTGAAAAAACTGTAGCAAAAGCAGCACCAGTTTCTGTAAACGGAGAAGATGAGGTGATAGAGATGAGCAGAATGGGTAAATTGATTGCTAAACATATGGTAGATTCTGTACAGACATCTGCACACGTGCAATCTTTTATAGAAATCGATGTTACAAATATTGTAAAATGGAGATCTAAAGTTAAAGATGCCTTCTTTAAACGTGAAGGAGAAAAGTTAACTTTTACGCCGATTTTAATGCATGCTGTAGCTTCTACAATAAAAAAATATCCTTTAATAAATATTGCTTTAAACGGCGATACTATCATCAAAAAGAAAAATATTAATTTAGGTATGGCTGCTGCTTTACCAGATGGTAATTTAATTGTGCCTGTTATTAAAAATGCAGATCAACTAAATTTAGTTGGTATGACAAAGTCGGTAAACGATTTAGCTGTTAGAGCAAGAAATAATCAATTAAAACCAGACGAAATCCAGGGAGGAACTTATACAGTTACTAATGTTGGTAGTTTTGGTTCTGTTATGGGGACTCCAATTATCAATCAGCCACAAGTTGCAATTTTAGCTTTAGGTGCTATTAGAAAAGTGCCTGCAGTAATAGAAACTCCAGAAGGTGATTTTATTGGAATCAGACAAAAAATGTTTGTTTCTCATTCTTATGATCACAGAGTTGTAAATGGTGCTTTAGGAGGAATGTTTATTAAAACTTTGAAAGAAACATTAGAAGCTTGGGATGTAAATCAAGATGTTTAA
- the hemF gene encoding oxygen-dependent coproporphyrinogen oxidase encodes MKDQFYKYIENLQDTITSKLEVIDGGTKFKEDIWERPEGGGGRTRVIENGNVFEKGGVNISAVHGDLPEVLRNQFKVKEGNFFACGLSLVLHPINPFVPTVHANWRYFEMYDDAGNIVTQWFGGGQDLTPYYLFEEDAIHFHSVCKTACDAHNSEFYPKFKKVCDEYFWNAHRNEARGIGGLFFDYLKETEAFSIKDRFDFVTQVGDSFLESYVPIVNRRKEVEFDKSHKDWQEVRRGRYVEFNLVHDRGTLFGLKTNGRIESILMSLPPIVQWKYNHQPEENSNEAKLLDVLAKPRNWVE; translated from the coding sequence ATGAAAGATCAGTTTTATAAATACATAGAAAATTTACAAGACACAATTACTTCTAAATTAGAAGTAATTGATGGAGGAACTAAGTTTAAAGAAGACATTTGGGAAAGGCCAGAAGGCGGAGGAGGAAGAACACGTGTTATAGAAAATGGAAATGTTTTTGAAAAAGGAGGTGTAAATATATCTGCTGTTCACGGTGATTTGCCAGAGGTTTTAAGAAATCAATTTAAAGTAAAAGAAGGTAATTTTTTTGCTTGCGGTTTAAGTTTGGTTTTGCATCCTATAAATCCTTTTGTGCCTACGGTTCATGCTAATTGGCGCTATTTTGAAATGTACGATGATGCTGGTAATATAGTAACGCAATGGTTTGGTGGCGGACAAGATTTAACGCCTTATTATTTGTTTGAAGAAGATGCAATACACTTTCATTCTGTTTGCAAAACTGCTTGCGATGCTCATAATTCAGAGTTTTATCCGAAGTTTAAAAAAGTATGTGATGAGTATTTTTGGAATGCTCACAGAAACGAAGCCCGCGGAATTGGTGGTTTGTTTTTTGATTACTTAAAAGAAACAGAAGCATTCTCTATAAAAGATCGATTTGATTTTGTTACTCAAGTAGGAGATAGTTTTCTAGAAAGTTATGTACCTATCGTAAATAGAAGAAAAGAGGTTGAATTTGATAAAAGTCATAAAGATTGGCAAGAAGTAAGGCGTGGACGTTACGTAGAGTTTAATTTAGTTCACGACAGAGGAACTTTATTTGGACTAAAAACAAACGGAAGAATTGAAAGTATTCTAATGAGTTTACCGCCAATTGTTCAATGGAAATATAATCATCAACCAGAAGAAAATTCCAACGAAGCAAAATTGCTAGACGTTTTAGCTAAACCTAGAAATTGGGTCGAATAA